The window CGGGAATCGGCCGGCAAGGACGGGTCGAACCGGTTTTGCGCGATGACGATAGCCTGGGCAAACAGGATTGGGGTCTGCGCCGTTCGTGATCGACAATCGTCCATTTGCCGCGTCCCCGATGAGCAAGACCGAGCCGAGCAAGGCGCGATGCGTGACGTGGCTTTTCGATGGTATCCGGCGGAGACCTATTCGTATCCGGCCCGCTTAACATCGCTGAGTTCGTAGAACAGCTCGACATAACTGGCATAGCGGGACTCGTCGATCTCGCCGCTTTTCACAGCGGCCTTGATCTCGCACCCCTCCTCGTGAATGTGGACGCAGTTGGGGAACTTGCAGTTGGCGATACGATCGACGAATTCGACGAAGTGCATTTCGAGTTCGTTGATCGGCACCATGGCCACGTCCAAGGCCCTGATACCCGGCGTGTCAACCACCGCGCCGCCGAAGCTGAGCTTGAGCCGCACTGCGGTTGTGGTCGTGTGGCGTCCCTTCTCGCTGGCGAGCGAAACGGGAGCTGTCTTGAGGTTGAGACCCGGTTCGAGCGCATTGATCAGTGAACTCTTGCCGACGCCGCTCTGACCCGCCAGAAGGGTCACCTTTCCCGTCAATAGCGAACGCAACTCGTCCAGGCCCGTACCTTCGACGGCGCTTGTGGCTACGGCGGCATAACCCAACCTTCGATAACGGGTCAGCACTTCCGCAGTCTCGTCTTCGGGATCGGGGTCGAGGTCTACCTTGTTTACACAGATGGCCGCAGGGAGGTTGCCCGCGTGCGCCGCCACCAGATAGCGGTCGATCAGGTGCGGTTTGATCATCGGCTCGCGAATCGAGGTGATCACCAGAACCTGATCGACGTTGGCGGCGATCATATGGGTTTTCTTGCCGTCGCACCGGCTCAGGGCCGTTCGACGCGGGTACACGTGTTCGATCACGCCTTCGTTCACCACCCCCGCCTCGTCGGCCACGATAGAGATGGCCACCTCGTCGCCGACCACCACGGGGCTTCGGTTCCGGATCAGCAGCGTCCGCAGGACGCGGCGAACGGTGCACGGCCAGATTCGGCCATCGACATCCACGTCGACGAACTGCCCGCGAACCGCGACTGCGATTCCCTTAAGCCAACTGCCCTCGCCGCGACTCTGATCCTGGTCGATCTCGACAACCGTCCGCTTTCTGGACAGGTCGCCCTTGGCCTTGACTGCCTCCCGACTGAAAACTTCTGTTCCTTGGTCATCGTCCGTGGGTATTTCCCAGCGCTTGCGGCGCGCGGGTGTCTGTCGATTTCGTCGAAAGTCGACCCGCCGCAGTCTTCGACCTTTGCCTGACGACTCTCCGCCCACAATGGATCTCCAAGATCGCTCCAGAGGCGGCACTTCCCGAGAAGCAGGGTACCAGCCTCGCGGAAGATTCTAACACCGTTTGGACCTGAACGTGTAGGCGGAAATCCGGTTTTTAGTCTGCGGATACCTTGCGTCGCGACCCCTGGAGGGCTACACTCGCTGTTTTCGGGGGAGCAGCCCTCAAGGCGCCCCCCAAAGTTGACTGCTGGCTATCCAACAGCTCGCGCCAAGCGGTTGTGAAATGAGAGGTAGGTATCCGTGGCAGAGAACTTTGCCGACCGTCTTTTGAAGGCCATCAAGGCCAAGGGCAGCCCCACCTGTATTGGGATCGATCCGGTCTATTCCAAGCTCCCGGCCGAGATCTCGGAAAACAAGGAGCTTAACGACGCCACCGACTCGGAGGTAGCCCTGGATGCGATTCTGGAGTACTGCCGGCGGTTGGTGAGAATCGTCAGCCCGCTGGTGGCTGCGGTGAAGATCAATATCGCCTTTTTTGAGCGATACTATGCTGACGGCGTGGATGCGTATTTCGATTTGGTCCAGGAGGCGGATCGAGCCGGCCTTATCGTGATTGGCGACTGCAAACGCGGAGACATCGGCTCGACCGCCGAGATGTATGCCGCCGCCATGCTGGCCGAACCCGATTTCGCCAACCTTGAAGACCTGACCGGGCCGGACGCCATCACAGTCAGCCCCTATTTCGGCCTCGACGGGCTCCAGCCGTTCATCAACGTAGCCCGCGAGGAGCAAAAAGGGGTCTTTGTGCTGGTTCGGACGAGCAACCCATCGGCTGCCGAGTTGCAGACTGCCAGGCTCGAAAGCGGCATGACCGTGGCCGAGTTTGTCGCCCGGCAAGTCGAGAGTTGGGCTTCCGATCCGACTCTGGTAGGTGAATGCGGCTACAGTGCAATCGGTGCGGTTGTTGGCGCGACGGCCCGGGACGAAATCGCGACGTTTCGAGCCATGATGCCGCATTGCATCTTCCTGGTTCCCGGATTCGGCGCTCAGGGCGGCACCGCCTCTGATATCGGTGCCTGCTTCAAACCGGATGGCACGGGGGCTCTGGTGACCGCCTCCCGAAGCGTTATCTATGCCTACGACGACATGAAATACCTTGAGCGATTCACCTCCGAATGGGAAAAATGCATCGAGCAGGCCTGCAAGGACTTCGTCGCCGAGGTGCGCAACGTAGTGCCGAGGTAAGTGTAAGTTGTCGATTGAAGACCCCTTGCCGGTCGAGGACTCCGGTCTACCTAGAACCGCCTCTGTCGGGTACGTTAAGGGGCAAGGCAGGCGACCTTTCATGCCCTCCGCCGACCGCAGGAAACGCGGCCGAAAAGCTGCCTTGGTGTCCAGACAGGTCTCCTCCATCAGCCCGGCAGACCCGTGAGACTCGAGAGTGCGGTAGGTGTAGCGGGGGAACGCCGGTTAGCAAAACGTCGCCCGGCTGCGTATCCGGGCAAGGACAAACGGGAAACCTCGGTGAAGGGCGGTTGAGATGGCTCACTATCATCAAGCATCCTCCTGTCTGCCGACCCGATTGCCGGCATGTGCGATGCTTCTCGTCGTGCTTGTCCTAGGCACTCTCTGCTCAGCAGACGCGCACCGGTTTGTGATCGTGTCCGACCTGCACCCCACGCATGCAATCATCGACCAACTAGATCGACTGACCCGGGAGGTGCTGGAGATCCGCCCGGCCTTCGTGGTGCAGCTCGGCGATGTGGGCAACGACAGCTTTCCCGGCGAGAGCGTATGGCAGATGAAGGTCATCGACGCCGCGTTCAGGAGGTGGCGCGAGGCCGGCATCGAGATCCACGTTGCGGTCGGCAATCATGACGTGCCCGCCGACAAGCCTGGCGTTGCGGTGCTCAAGAGGAACTGGTTTGCCTCTCAGCTTCCACCCTATCCCATGAACGCACAACTGGATGCCGACAAACATCCCGAGATCTGGAAGCGCTACTGCCTCGAAGGCAAGCACTACTACGCTTTCACCTGGCGCGGCGTGCATTTCGTGATCATGGACTCGGAAAACATCACCGATCACCAGTTGGCCTGGCTGGAAGCGGTACTCTGCCGTCATGAAGGGAATCCGTCGCGGTATCCGACACTGGTCTTTGCGCATGATCCGCATGTCATGACCGGTGATCGAGGGCACATCAGCCGGCCGCTGTACCGCATACTGGAGAAATGTCCGGATGGTCACTGCGTCCAAGCCGTGTTCGGCGGCGACTTTCACTACGCGCAGTATTGGCCCCCCGAAGAGAATCTAGGCGCGCACGTTTATGCGGTTCCAGCCTCGGTGCTCAACTTCGCCATTCATCATCCCCAGGAACCGGCGTACACGGAGTACATCATCGCGACGGTGACCGAAGATGAGATTGCTTTCGAGCCGAAACCCATCGGGCGTGGTGTCAACATATTCAAGGACAGGGTGTCTTATCATCCGATCGCGCGCCGCCGTGCCGATTGAGACCAAAGACCGCTGGTGCGGTATTGCGCGGTGTCGCAGTGAATGAATCCGAGCAGCCTATTGAGTTCGATTGATCGGTTCATGAGCATCATCCCATTCATGGCCGCATCATGCACATCGACAAGAGACAACCAGCAGGGGGATGTCGCCTTGGCAGACGAATGCAATGCTGCTGATGGCCGGATCCTCATCGATTGGTCGGCCGCAGGCGGGGCGGGGCATGAGCGAGGGGGCATCGGAGTCCATGGAGGACATCACGACAGGCGAGCGAACCAGGAAGGGCGGCTGCATATACGCACCGTGCTGAGAGCGGCCGAGGAAGGAGTGCGTATTGCCGTACAAGACGTTGTTCGGATGTGATGCAGAGAATGGGTTTTTAGTCCCTTCCGTCGCAACTGGCGCGCATGTTTCTCGATCGCAGAGCACTTGGGTTGCGGCCCGCAAAAAGGCGGTCCGCCTTAGCTAACGTAATCCCAAAGCGGCCTTTGGCCGCAACCAAATTGAAAAATCAGCGAGTACCCTACACATCCCCTTCGGACGGGTATTGACGTGACGGCTCGAAATCTGCCCGCTGCTCCGAGACTCGCACGCGCGTCGTTGTGTCGTGCGCATTGATTTGCGGGCCACTGGCAAGACACATCCCGTCCGATCTCAACGCCGCGATATCAAACGATTACGAAGAAGGCCAAATCATCTTCGCCGGCTGCATCTTGGCAACCTTTGTCTGACGGCACTCGGCGGGAATGCTCCATACCACTACACCATGAAGCCTCCGAGGCCCCAAAACGTGCGCGCAAAATGTACAGGAGTTCCGGAGTAAGGGACGATTGTCACCGGGAGCTTCAAACCCCGATATCTCGCAAGCTGGCGATTTCATCTTTCGCAACTGGCAATCATACGCCCTGGAGAGACCCGGTTGTCTCCAATTCCCAATCCCGGCACATTAAAGCGTATCAGAAAGAGCCTGGTGTTTGGTGTCCTTCCGGCAAGCCTGCATGAATCGTGATGCCTCTGATATCGTCCGCGGCCAGTGCGAGCGTGCACGGAGGACGGCGGATGAGAACCGGAACGACGCCATCGCCCGCGATCGAGACTTCTCGTCGGAGCAGCGGCCGGCCTTTCATCAGGCCAAGAGCGGCCCGGTCATGGAGCAGTTCCGGACTTGGTGCATGCGGCAGTTCGAGGACCGGCTGGTGGAACCCAACTCGGCCCCCGGCCAGGCCATCTCCCACCTGCGGCGACCGTTTCGCCCGACTACGACCTGGCCCCGGCCCTGGAGCATTGCCGATGCGGCATCGTCAACTTCTACAGCCGCGAAGACTGGTTCGATGCCGGGGTGCTGACTAAAACCTTCGGTACCATGGATCGAAAGGAGACTTCCACGGCCGGAAGGCGAGGATTCCTCGACGCGGGCGGCACACTCTGCGTCCGCGACGGCCTGAATCAAGCCGCCTGGACGCCCCAGTGGCGAAAGCTCGGGCACTGGGGTGGCCACCTCGGCTATGAGTCGCGAACCTGGGCCCCGGAGGTCCTCGCGCCGCTCATCCCCTCGGCTTCTGGACCACCAACAGGGCAGATCGAAGGTGCTACAGCACGGAGTGCTCACGCAACGATTCCAGATTATCCGAGCTGAACATCACCTCATGTTCATCACGATCCGATGCTGTCCGTCGAGCGTGGCCGGTATCACAGGTTCGTGTGGTTGACCGTCCAGCGCGAAGGAAGCGATACGAGTGCCGGAGTTGCGTATGGTGACATCCAGGGTCATGTCGCGATACTTGACTCCCGTCAGCTGCAAAGTCTCAAATCGCGGCGGGACGGTCGGTTGAAAACACAGTTCGTCCGGCTGGAAACGCATGCCGAACAGGTCGTAGTAGATCATCCGCAGGTAGCCGGTGGCACTCCAGGTCTGATGCGGCTCGCCGGCCCACAGGCGAACCTTGCCGCGGTCGACCTGCAAGCCGCCATAGGGCTCGCCGGTGATCGGATGGTAGATCTCCTTGAATTCGCGGTGGCGGTCGGCCATGTCGGCCAAGGCGGTCAATTCCTTGTCGAACAGATCCAACCGACCGTGCATCGCGGCCGCCGACGCCCAGAAGCCCTGGATAAACGGCCAGACGGTGCCGTTATGCCGGCCGAAGGTCATGCCGTCCGGACTGGCAAACCACGGGAACACCGGCCAGACGCAGGGAATACCGTATGGCGCGACATATTGATTGTCGAGCACGGCCCGGGCCTGTTCGGGCGACGCGATACCGAAGAGAATCGCGAAGGCGTGGCCGAGGCCCTCCATGTACTGCTCGCAACGTCCGGTGGGATCGGTGAAGTAGGCGTAGCAGCCTTTCTCGGGCAGCCAGAGGTGCCGATTGATTGCTCCCCCGACCGCATCGCCCTGAGTCCGCAACGACTCGTTGACCTGCGCGTCGAGACCGAGCCGCCGCCCCATCAGGTCGGCGATCCAATACGCGTTGGCATAAAGGCAATTAGTGCTCAGGGCCTTCATGCGGATCTTGCCGACTTCCGGGTGAGCAGCCGGCCAGTCGAGAATGCCCGATGATCCGCCAGCGTCGTTGTACGGTTCCGGATACGCGGCCACACCGTCGCCGTAGCTGGCGGGACCCTGAAAGAGCCCCATTTCGGGATCGAGCTCGGTCTCTTCGAAGTACCGCAGCGAGTTGACCGTCGCCGCGTGGGCCAGTTCGAGGAACTCATGGTCGCCGGTGACGCAGTAGTAGTGCCACGCGCCCGTGGTCCAAGCGATAGCATCCCAGTACTGCCCGCCGATGCGAACCAGGCCGTCATCTTCGATCAGCGTGCTGATCAGCGTGTTCCGGGCGGCCTCAGGCGTCAGGAGGGCGGCTGCGTTCCACACATTGAACGCGCAGTCGCGTGTCCACGGCGACTTGTAGGTCTGGCCGGCCATGATCGAAGGCGCCGGCTCGTCGAGCAGGCCGTCTTTCCATGGCTTGATGTTGCGGCAGAGCGTCTCGACGGCCAGATCGTGGCAGCGGTCGAAAACGCTGATTCCGGACTCAAGATGTACGTTCGGCTTGGTCATGGGATACGGCGTAAGCAGCGTGCCAGTCCTTATCTCTTTTTGCGACAAAAACCTACGACTATGAGGCCGTGGAGGTCGACATGTCGATGCCTTCGCCATATCCTCAGAACATGTCGTGCACGAACGTCGGCAAGGTCAGCCTCAACTGAAAACGAGTTGGCACGACGACTTCTTTGCCATTCGCAAGACGAAGCGTGTTCCACCATCAGGGTTTCCCGGCACCGGTATCAATCACTTTGACCGATCCGTCCGGCAGCAGCCCGACCTGGTAGCGGTATCCCTGCCCGCGGGGGTTGTCTGCCAGTGGGTTGGGAAGCTGGCAGTCCTCCCAGTGCAGATACGCGGCAATAATGCCTAGACCGTACAGCGTCGTGTACTGCAAACCGACGTTAGACGGGTCTCCGCGCGCGATTAGGGTTCGCCCATCGGGTAGCACCCAGGACTCATAGTCCTTGGCCAGCGACTCCAGAACTTCAAGAAGCTCATCGTACCGGTAATCGGACACTTCCAGACAATAAGCAGTCACTTCGGCCGCGTTCCGCGGAACGCAGGAATTGGCCCCGTGCTTGTACCAGTCGCCGTTGCGGGAATGCTCGATCATGGCGTCGGCCAATTCGCGGGTGTGCGGCACGTGCATGCCCATCTTGAAATACAGGCGCCCGATGACCTTGAGTGTTCCGCCGATGCGTCGCATCAGTTCCGCGGATGGCGGCCCCCAAAGCCCGTCGTCCGGATCCTGGTGCGAGAGGATCTGCTGAACGCCCTTTTCCAGATCCGGGATCAGTTCGACCTGGCCGCTGTTGATTGCTTCGAAGATCTCAACGGCCTGGAAACCGGTGTGCGAGCCGACACCCCAGCCGCCATTCTGCCAGTCAGGATCCTCGCGGCTTCGTTCCAGGAAGACGCGAGTCTCGATCTTCTTGTCGGTCCCCGTGGTGGTCCACTTGTACAGCGGCTCACCGCCAAGCTGACCGATGAGACCCACGACGTATTTCTCGTTGACCTGCCGCTTGGGGTCACGGGGGTCCTTGAAGCGCCCGGTGGCCGGATCCTGCCAGCTTTGCCAGAACTTGAGGGCTTTGGTGCGAGCGGCGTCATCGAGCGGGCCGACTTTATCATAAAGGTTGTATTGCCTGACGAGACCGGCAAAGGTACACGACCCCATCTCGTCATACGGATAACCCTGGTCAGGAACAGTCTTGGCCAAGCCCCAGACCTCGCCGTCCTTGTACAGATGTTTCTCGATGAGAATGTCGGCGAGCCGGTCCGGGATGGCGTTGAAGCGAGCAGGCGTCCGGCCAGGCGTTTGCTTGCGCACGCGTTCAAGAATCCGGCGATTGCGTAAGGTCGTTTCCGCCGGCCGTGTTCGGGCAGACGGTTCGCTCGTCGGGGCGGCTATTCCAGATGCCACGACGACGAGCAGGATCACCAGACCGCAGCACCGTCCGACCGTCATATCTAACAGGCACATTGTTGATCCTGACTATCGTCCGGTCCTCCGAAGTTGCTCAACGGGTGGGCCAGTACTCCGATTCGGTTCTGGCAGTTTTCAGATAATCCTCGATGCGGGCCAGAATCTCCGGGTGTTCCGCCGCGATGTTGTTCGTTTCGCCGACGTCGCTCTTGAGGTTATAGAGTTCGATCTTTCCGCTATTGTGCTTGATCGCCTTCCAGTCGCCCATTCGGACGGCCTGGACCAGGTTGGCCTGATTGAACTCCCAGTACATGAAGTCGTGCTGCTTCTGCGACTCGCTCAACAGGGCCGGAAGCATTGAAATCCCGTCGATGTTCTTCGGCGGCGAGATTCCGGCGACCTCGGCCGCGGTGGGCAAGAAATCCCACATTGCCCAGACCTGGTCGCTGACCGCGCCGGCTTTGATCTTTCCCGGCCAGCGGGCAATCATCGGCACGCGAATGCCGCCTTCATACAACTGCCCTTTTGTTCCACGCAGCGGACCATTGCTGCTGAAATGCCTGAGCGTGCCGCCGCCGTCTGGCGCGCCGTTATCGCTACAGAAAAAGACCAGCGTCCTGTCGTCCAGCTTCAGGTCTTTGAGCAGTTTCATCAGCTTGCCGATGTCGGCGTCCTGGCGCGTGATCATGGCCGCGTAGTTCTTGCACGGTTGCGGCCAGTCCCTGTCTGAGTACGGCGCATCGCTCGGGACCTCGAGCTTGCCGTGGGGAATCGTGTAGGCCAGATAAAGGAAGAAAGGTTTGTCCTTGTTGCGTTCGACGAAGGACAGGGCTTCCTGCGTGAACAAGTCGTGAGAGTACTGCTTGCCCTGGCCGTTGACGTTACCCTCCAGCGTGTATTTCTCCTCGTTCCTCCACAGGTAATCGGGATAGTAGCTGTGCGCATGCGCCTGGTTCAGATAACCGAACCAATAATCGAACCCTTGCTTGTTGGGCACGCCGGTCGTCTCGGGTTCACCGAGGCCCCACTTGCCGACGACACCGGTCGAATAGCCGGCCTTTTTCAGCAGTTCGGCGACGGTGAAGTCCTCCGGACGCAGGGGCACGCGCTCGAGGATCGAACTCTTGTTATCGCGCACCCACGCATGTCCGGTGTGCAGGCCGGTCATCAGACAGCAACGAGCCGGGGCGCATACGGTGCAGCCGGAATAGAACTGGGTGAATCGCATCCCTTCTGCCGCCAGTTGGTCGATGTTGGGCGTCCTGATGAGCTTCTGGCCGTAACAGCCAAGGTCGCCGTAGCCCATGTCGTCGGCCATGACATAGATGATGTTCGGTGTTTGAGCTCCGACAACCGTGGACGCGCAAATCGCAAGAGCCAGGAACGGGATCAGGAGTCGCATACGTCACCTCTGCCATGCTTGGCATCTTCGCAGGACCGCGGGAATCTTCGACCTCAGGACGGACAACCATCTTACCTCGAGACTTCAGCCGAGTCAGCCCCCTAGCCGCTCGCAATCATCCCGCAGAGATCTCGCGGATACCGGGCAGCCGAGACTGATTGTCAGGTCATTGAAACAGGGGGCAGGAGCCCCCGTGCTTGGCGTGGTAATCCTGATGATACTCTTCGGCCTCGTAAAAAGGACCAGCCGGCTCGATGGTGGTAGCGATTCTCTTCCCACGAAACCGGTCCTTGGCAGCCTGCTCCTCGATAAACGCCTTGGCTTGCTTGAGCTGCTCGTCATCGGCGGCGAAAATCGCGGAGCGATACTGCGAACCGACGTCCGGGCCCTGGCGGTTGAGCTGCGTGGGGTCGTGGAACTTGAAGAACCATTCGAGGAGCTGCCGATAGGTCACCTGTGCCGGGTCAAAAGTGACGCGGACGGTCTCGGCATGACCCGTGCGGCCGGAGCACACCTGCTTGTACGTTGGGTTGACTGCCTTGCCGCCCTGATATCCCGAGACGGCATCGGCGACGCCGGGCACCTGCTGGAACCGGTCTTCAATTCCCCAGAAACAGCCGCCCGCGAAGTAGGCTGTCTCAAGCTTGAGCGGACGCGATTCCGGCGGAAGCTCCTTACCGGCAGGATAAAACCTCAGCGAGACGGAATTCAGACAATGGCGAAGTCCCGTAGGCGGGGGACCATCCTCGAAAACGTGCCCGAGGTGCGAGCCGCATCTGGCGCAGAGCGTCTCCGTGCGGACCATGCCGTGGCTGATGTCTCGCTGATGTCGAATATGATCCGGGTCGAACGGCCGATAGAAGCTCGGCCAGCCGGTGCCGGATTCGAACTTGCTGTCGGACGAATACAACGGCAGGCCGCACAGTCGGCACACGTACGTGCCTTTTTCCTTGTTGTTCAATAAGTGTCCGCAAAACGGCGCCTCGGTACCTTTTTCGAGCAAAACCCGCCGCTCTGCTGGTTCGAGACCCTTCGCAAGTTCCTGGATTCTTTCATGGGTCAACGGCCGAATGTCATAACCGCTTCGTGAGATCATGCGTTGTTTGACTCCACCGGCAGGACGGGTTGCTAACGATTGCTTTTCCGAGCGCCGGCTGCTTTGACCTGCGACTTCCATGACCAGAAGCGCGCAGCCCGCGACAGCCAGCAGGACGATTGCAGGAAGACCGAAAGTTCGCATACTGTGCCCCCGCGAAAAGGGTCTTATGGGCGGGCCGGGCCATCGCCGCTTTCGCCAGGAGCCCGTCTCCCGGTGCCATGATGCACTTACGGCCCTTAATTCTAGGACTTGTTGCCTGCCAAGGCCCGTTCAAATCGGTCGTTGGCTGCATTGGCAACCGATGAAATCACCCCCCGCTCCGAGTACGCATCGATTCCGGGCGCCCGGTCACATTCAGAACACCCTTTGCACGGCCGTCGAGTCTGCCCGGTGACTAACGAACCCGGCGGGATGCCGTTTGCTGCTGCGGTTCGATTCCGTTTTCCAGGCCCTGGGATTTCGGTTTGAAGCCGCCAGACGGCGGCTTCGGGTTCCGTACCGGCGCCGGCGGCACGGACACGGGTTCCCCCAGAGCAAGATCGATCTTCATCGCGGGCGTTCTCAACACCCACCATCGGCGTAACCGAAGCACCGGCCGAACAATCGGCTGGTAGAGCAGAATCTTGTACGACTTCCGGCAAAGATAGTAAGCGCCCATCAGCATCGACATGCAGATCCTGCGATCCAGGCAACGCCGCACGAACCGGTTGGTGACCAGGCC of the Phycisphaerae bacterium genome contains:
- the rsgA gene encoding ribosome small subunit-dependent GTPase A, yielding MGGESSGKGRRLRRVDFRRNRQTPARRKRWEIPTDDDQGTEVFSREAVKAKGDLSRKRTVVEIDQDQSRGEGSWLKGIAVAVRGQFVDVDVDGRIWPCTVRRVLRTLLIRNRSPVVVGDEVAISIVADEAGVVNEGVIEHVYPRRTALSRCDGKKTHMIAANVDQVLVITSIREPMIKPHLIDRYLVAAHAGNLPAAICVNKVDLDPDPEDETAEVLTRYRRLGYAAVATSAVEGTGLDELRSLLTGKVTLLAGQSGVGKSSLINALEPGLNLKTAPVSLASEKGRHTTTTAVRLKLSFGGAVVDTPGIRALDVAMVPINELEMHFVEFVDRIANCKFPNCVHIHEEGCEIKAAVKSGEIDESRYASYVELFYELSDVKRAGYE
- the pyrF gene encoding orotidine-5'-phosphate decarboxylase, which translates into the protein MAENFADRLLKAIKAKGSPTCIGIDPVYSKLPAEISENKELNDATDSEVALDAILEYCRRLVRIVSPLVAAVKINIAFFERYYADGVDAYFDLVQEADRAGLIVIGDCKRGDIGSTAEMYAAAMLAEPDFANLEDLTGPDAITVSPYFGLDGLQPFINVAREEQKGVFVLVRTSNPSAAELQTARLESGMTVAEFVARQVESWASDPTLVGECGYSAIGAVVGATARDEIATFRAMMPHCIFLVPGFGAQGGTASDIGACFKPDGTGALVTASRSVIYAYDDMKYLERFTSEWEKCIEQACKDFVAEVRNVVPR
- a CDS encoding metallophosphoesterase, with product MAHYHQASSCLPTRLPACAMLLVVLVLGTLCSADAHRFVIVSDLHPTHAIIDQLDRLTREVLEIRPAFVVQLGDVGNDSFPGESVWQMKVIDAAFRRWREAGIEIHVAVGNHDVPADKPGVAVLKRNWFASQLPPYPMNAQLDADKHPEIWKRYCLEGKHYYAFTWRGVHFVIMDSENITDHQLAWLEAVLCRHEGNPSRYPTLVFAHDPHVMTGDRGHISRPLYRILEKCPDGHCVQAVFGGDFHYAQYWPPEENLGAHVYAVPASVLNFAIHHPQEPAYTEYIIATVTEDEIAFEPKPIGRGVNIFKDRVSYHPIARRRAD
- a CDS encoding arylsulfatase, translated to MRLLIPFLALAICASTVVGAQTPNIIYVMADDMGYGDLGCYGQKLIRTPNIDQLAAEGMRFTQFYSGCTVCAPARCCLMTGLHTGHAWVRDNKSSILERVPLRPEDFTVAELLKKAGYSTGVVGKWGLGEPETTGVPNKQGFDYWFGYLNQAHAHSYYPDYLWRNEEKYTLEGNVNGQGKQYSHDLFTQEALSFVERNKDKPFFLYLAYTIPHGKLEVPSDAPYSDRDWPQPCKNYAAMITRQDADIGKLMKLLKDLKLDDRTLVFFCSDNGAPDGGGTLRHFSSNGPLRGTKGQLYEGGIRVPMIARWPGKIKAGAVSDQVWAMWDFLPTAAEVAGISPPKNIDGISMLPALLSESQKQHDFMYWEFNQANLVQAVRMGDWKAIKHNSGKIELYNLKSDVGETNNIAAEHPEILARIEDYLKTARTESEYWPTR
- a CDS encoding bifunctional methionine sulfoxide reductase B/A protein — its product is MISRSGYDIRPLTHERIQELAKGLEPAERRVLLEKGTEAPFCGHLLNNKEKGTYVCRLCGLPLYSSDSKFESGTGWPSFYRPFDPDHIRHQRDISHGMVRTETLCARCGSHLGHVFEDGPPPTGLRHCLNSVSLRFYPAGKELPPESRPLKLETAYFAGGCFWGIEDRFQQVPGVADAVSGYQGGKAVNPTYKQVCSGRTGHAETVRVTFDPAQVTYRQLLEWFFKFHDPTQLNRQGPDVGSQYRSAIFAADDEQLKQAKAFIEEQAAKDRFRGKRIATTIEPAGPFYEAEEYHQDYHAKHGGSCPLFQ